In Acetomicrobium sp. S15 = DSM 107314, a single genomic region encodes these proteins:
- a CDS encoding IS630 family transposase — MKGERIAVKDPQLVKELLEKEEDWGIWRKLAFLNAVANLKLPFEQATQIFLLPHPTAYEWIRKWNSAGYEGIASKEGSKRGRPSKLTPEELKKLEELLKRKEFWQTQEVVRLILEEFRVKLSEHQVRRILKHKLRLNFAKPYPKDYRRPDNAEESLKEQLELTYKYLIEAKGYRFEEIAIGFADERSPQLTANTVRVWSSGKVGVRKNTQKMRANTMGFYPLRGEAVWEFAIDSKIERFLDFLEEVRRRNEEYKAVIVVLDNFSTHRSMKVRRRAQEMGIYFVYLPPYSPDLNPIEFIWKAIKRVISVSFVKHVDELKEIIGSSFCRLSQKLSFTKSWAAKFLSRIAFNYGYLCT; from the coding sequence ATGAAAGGTGAAAGGATAGCAGTTAAAGATCCTCAACTCGTAAAGGAATTATTGGAAAAGGAAGAGGACTGGGGCATTTGGAGGAAACTCGCGTTCTTGAACGCTGTAGCAAACCTGAAGCTCCCATTTGAGCAGGCTACACAGATATTCCTCCTGCCTCACCCTACAGCATATGAGTGGATAAGGAAGTGGAACAGCGCAGGATATGAAGGAATAGCCTCTAAAGAGGGTTCAAAAAGGGGCAGGCCTTCCAAGCTTACGCCTGAAGAATTAAAAAAGCTCGAGGAGCTACTCAAGAGAAAGGAGTTTTGGCAGACCCAAGAAGTTGTAAGGCTTATCCTGGAGGAATTTAGAGTGAAGCTGTCGGAGCATCAGGTGAGGAGGATTCTAAAGCACAAACTTAGGTTGAACTTCGCTAAACCCTATCCAAAGGATTATCGAAGACCCGATAATGCAGAGGAGTCTCTCAAGGAGCAATTGGAGTTGACCTACAAATATCTTATAGAGGCAAAAGGCTACAGGTTTGAGGAGATAGCCATCGGCTTTGCCGATGAGAGATCTCCGCAACTTACAGCCAATACGGTAAGGGTATGGAGCTCAGGCAAAGTAGGGGTGAGGAAAAATACCCAGAAGATGAGAGCCAATACCATGGGCTTTTACCCATTGAGAGGAGAGGCAGTTTGGGAGTTCGCCATCGATTCTAAGATAGAGCGATTCCTCGACTTTCTGGAAGAGGTAAGGCGACGTAACGAGGAATACAAGGCCGTCATCGTAGTCCTGGACAACTTCTCCACCCACAGAAGCATGAAGGTAAGGCGGAGGGCCCAGGAGATGGGGATATACTTCGTATATCTGCCGCCGTATTCTCCAGATCTCAATCCCATAGAATTCATTTGGAAGGCTATAAAGAGGGTCATTTCCGTGAGCTTCGTTAAGCATGTCGATGAACTGAAAGAGATAATAGGGAGCAGTTTCTGCAGGCTCTCCCAGAAGCTGAGCTTTACTAAGTCATGGGCAGCGAAATTCCTATCCAGAATAGCCTTTAATTATGGATATTTATGCACTTAA
- a CDS encoding MBL fold metallo-hydrolase, which translates to MERNVALKERAAEPYAIEVSPDVTLTLLDLPVDMEGFHHFIGIWLIQDRHLGRTLLVDVGPASASPLLLERLSDLGVRAVDFLLLTHVHIDHAGGVGHLAKAFPGLKVVAPEKGKRHLVDPSVLWEGSLKTLGKVAEIYGKMIPLPGDRLIEGLEGVTPIDTPGHAPYHNSYVYAASGRKILFPGEAAGVFLPKGLAYPDGTSTDFPYIRPATPPKFFFDVTLESLKKVEAVGAEWICYPHFGPSHEPETLLRLHEEQLFRFKDTTIHVVKEGAGEGEQAVEIILLRLLEEDPLLSEFARLPEDIRSRERFFLQNSIRGFLDYVLREGPKA; encoded by the coding sequence ATGGAACGCAATGTCGCATTAAAAGAACGTGCTGCTGAGCCGTATGCGATCGAGGTTTCGCCGGACGTTACGCTCACTCTCTTGGATTTGCCTGTGGATATGGAAGGGTTTCACCATTTCATAGGTATATGGCTGATCCAAGACCGGCATTTAGGCAGGACGCTTCTCGTAGATGTGGGGCCCGCCTCGGCATCGCCCCTGCTTCTGGAACGGCTTTCGGATCTGGGCGTTCGCGCAGTCGACTTTTTGCTTTTGACCCACGTGCACATCGACCATGCTGGTGGAGTCGGACACCTGGCGAAAGCCTTCCCAGGCCTCAAGGTGGTTGCTCCCGAAAAGGGAAAACGCCACCTGGTCGATCCTTCTGTTCTTTGGGAGGGGAGTTTAAAGACCTTGGGAAAGGTGGCCGAGATCTACGGCAAGATGATACCGTTGCCGGGAGACCGCCTCATAGAAGGCTTAGAGGGAGTTACACCGATAGACACGCCGGGGCATGCTCCTTATCATAACTCTTATGTTTATGCCGCCTCTGGGCGCAAAATCCTCTTCCCAGGCGAGGCAGCAGGTGTGTTTCTGCCCAAGGGCTTAGCATATCCGGACGGGACATCGACCGACTTTCCTTACATTCGTCCGGCCACGCCGCCCAAATTCTTCTTCGATGTCACATTAGAATCACTGAAGAAAGTGGAAGCCGTGGGCGCTGAGTGGATATGTTACCCCCATTTCGGTCCCTCTCATGAGCCGGAAACCCTCCTGCGCCTTCACGAAGAGCAACTCTTTCGATTTAAAGATACCACAATTCATGTGGTGAAAGAAGGCGCAGGAGAGGGTGAACAGGCGGTCGAGATCATCTTATTAAGACTGCTCGAGGAAGACCCCTTGCTCTCCGAGTTTGCGCGTTTGCCGGAAGATATTCGCTCGAGAGAACGCTTCTTCTTGCAAAACAGCATAAGGGGCTTCCTCGACTACGTCCTAAGAGAAGGACCGAAAGCTTAG
- a CDS encoding indolepyruvate ferredoxin oxidoreductase subunit alpha, translating into MVQINRKLCVGCATCIPYCPVEAFKKEAEERKVYVDEGICTNCYVCIRNKVCPVGAIEESSLDNFMKQFQHVISDPTVTSEGTGVPGRGTEEAKTNDVTGRYGRGEFGICIDMGRPGIGCRLRDAEKVAMAVAQAGVVLEGPEITPLATLMTDIKTGKLIDEALDTNVLSVIIEGKCPKEKLPDVLMALQRVEKEIETTFCLGIVSRAEQEEVSFFFETLEKLGIPKPFRGKVNVGLGRPLIP; encoded by the coding sequence TTGGTTCAGATCAACCGGAAACTCTGCGTGGGATGTGCAACCTGTATACCCTACTGCCCGGTCGAAGCCTTTAAAAAAGAGGCAGAAGAAAGGAAAGTATATGTCGACGAAGGGATTTGCACGAATTGTTACGTGTGCATAAGGAATAAAGTGTGCCCCGTCGGCGCCATCGAAGAGAGCAGTCTCGATAACTTCATGAAGCAGTTTCAACACGTCATCTCGGACCCCACAGTTACGAGTGAAGGGACGGGCGTTCCCGGTAGGGGCACCGAAGAGGCAAAAACGAACGACGTAACCGGGCGATATGGAAGGGGAGAGTTCGGCATCTGCATAGACATGGGGCGCCCTGGAATCGGCTGCCGCCTGCGAGATGCCGAAAAAGTGGCGATGGCCGTAGCGCAAGCCGGAGTTGTGCTCGAAGGGCCGGAAATCACACCGCTGGCTACGCTCATGACCGATATAAAGACCGGCAAACTCATAGATGAGGCCTTGGACACAAACGTCCTCTCAGTGATCATAGAGGGGAAATGCCCAAAGGAGAAACTGCCAGACGTCTTAATGGCTTTACAGCGCGTAGAAAAAGAGATAGAGACCACCTTTTGCCTGGGAATAGTCTCGCGTGCAGAGCAGGAGGAAGTCTCTTTCTTCTTCGAGACTTTGGAGAAGTTGGGCATACCGAAGCCCTTCAGGGGCAAGGTGAACGTAGGGCTGGGCAGGCCTCTCATCCCATAA
- a CDS encoding FCD domain-containing protein yields the protein MDTVDLKIRDYKNAREAAFEKIKEAIIKGHFKPGEKLVEQTLAQEMGVSRTPVREAIRRLEAEGFVVSIPRKGVVVSRADKEEIVQLYSIRAELEGLAARWAIENADEDDIQKLDEAILRMEETAASGDLDGVVQSNALFHDAIAQASKSRILCTLLKTLQDNIQRFRFQSLHLPGRPKAALAEHKEIVAAIKEKKTEEADRLLKEHLQNACAATLAHMK from the coding sequence GTGGATACTGTAGATCTCAAGATCAGGGATTACAAGAACGCGAGAGAGGCAGCCTTTGAGAAAATAAAGGAAGCCATCATAAAGGGACACTTCAAGCCGGGGGAAAAACTCGTCGAGCAAACGTTGGCCCAGGAGATGGGCGTTAGCCGCACCCCCGTTAGGGAAGCCATCAGGAGGCTCGAGGCGGAAGGCTTCGTCGTCAGCATCCCTAGGAAAGGAGTGGTAGTATCCAGGGCCGACAAAGAAGAGATAGTCCAACTTTACTCGATCAGGGCCGAACTCGAAGGATTGGCAGCAAGATGGGCTATCGAAAATGCCGATGAAGACGACATACAAAAACTGGACGAAGCGATCTTAAGGATGGAGGAAACCGCAGCCTCCGGCGACTTGGACGGAGTAGTACAATCCAACGCCCTCTTTCACGACGCTATTGCGCAGGCCAGCAAGAGCCGTATCCTATGCACCTTGCTCAAGACCTTACAGGACAACATCCAGCGCTTCCGCTTTCAATCGCTCCATCTTCCTGGGAGGCCCAAGGCAGCCCTCGCCGAGCACAAAGAGATCGTAGCAGCAATAAAAGAAAAAAAGACAGAAGAGGCGGATCGTCTCTTAAAGGAGCACTTGCAAAACGCATGTGCTGCAACTCTTGCTCATATGAAATAA
- a CDS encoding glycine cleavage system protein H: MRRVNVRVDATAGVRVLSGVHVAEGDPVGKELNTLETVHSPISGIVEFITFDSDTHTLIVTIRSNCHELSLKH, encoded by the coding sequence ATGAGGCGCGTTAACGTCCGAGTCGACGCCACCGCAGGCGTGCGCGTCCTTTCGGGTGTCCACGTCGCGGAAGGCGACCCTGTGGGAAAGGAGCTCAATACGCTGGAGACGGTGCACTCGCCCATCTCGGGAATTGTGGAGTTCATAACTTTCGATTCCGACACACACACGCTAATAGTCACCATAAGATCAAACTGCCACGAACTGAGCCTCAAGCATTAA